The following coding sequences are from one Malaciobacter pacificus window:
- a CDS encoding TolC family protein — protein MHKIYLSLLLASLTYSQTISFDEALDMTLKNNKDLKNQKLQIENSKLDIKSVDSFSYGKLALSEEISRTNHPGYVFNSKLSSREASFNDFGALQFQTPADINVIPDNLNNPDTRNNFNTKVTYDIPLFTGFKLSNQKDILKLQQKAQELKYNLNEKELSYEVLKAYNGAVVAKEFINATQKAKEAIELVVKGATAFHNEGLVTKIDVKQAKVHKLNVNSHLIEAQNKFELALAYLRFLTSNDEIKDVKDLKNISNGEYDLERLYKVALKNRDEVKMQDIQKNALKKSIDVANAEYYPNIYTHLEYGFNDDKFTLDSDKDYYMAMLGVNFTLFDANRSVQKEKSKIEYQKATINDEKLKDAIKLELNNAILTLKAKEKILKEKLEAKNLASEVFEQSKLMYKNHLIPMTSLLEQEANLRNNEAQLIVAKYEKSLALAKLKLVLGNKL, from the coding sequence ATGCATAAGATTTATTTATCATTATTATTAGCATCACTTACTTATTCTCAAACTATAAGTTTTGATGAAGCTTTAGATATGACACTAAAAAATAATAAAGATTTAAAAAACCAAAAACTACAAATAGAAAATTCAAAATTAGATATTAAAAGTGTTGATTCATTTTCATATGGGAAATTAGCACTAAGTGAAGAAATATCAAGAACAAACCACCCTGGATATGTATTTAATTCTAAACTATCTTCTAGGGAGGCTAGTTTTAATGACTTTGGAGCATTACAATTTCAAACACCTGCTGATATAAATGTAATTCCAGATAATCTAAATAATCCAGACACTAGAAACAACTTTAATACAAAAGTAACATATGATATTCCACTTTTTACTGGATTTAAACTATCAAATCAAAAAGATATTTTAAAACTTCAACAAAAAGCCCAAGAACTAAAATATAATCTAAATGAAAAAGAGTTATCTTACGAAGTTTTAAAAGCTTACAATGGTGCTGTTGTAGCAAAAGAGTTTATAAATGCCACTCAAAAAGCAAAAGAAGCCATAGAACTAGTTGTAAAAGGTGCAACTGCATTTCATAATGAAGGCTTAGTAACAAAAATAGATGTAAAACAAGCAAAAGTACATAAACTAAATGTAAACTCTCACTTAATAGAAGCACAAAATAAATTTGAATTAGCATTAGCGTATCTTAGATTTCTAACTTCAAATGATGAAATAAAAGATGTTAAAGATTTAAAAAATATCTCAAATGGAGAATATGATTTAGAAAGATTATATAAAGTTGCACTAAAAAATAGAGATGAAGTAAAAATGCAAGATATTCAAAAAAATGCTTTAAAAAAGAGTATTGATGTTGCAAATGCTGAATATTATCCAAATATTTATACTCATTTAGAGTATGGTTTTAATGATGATAAATTTACACTTGATAGTGACAAAGATTACTATATGGCTATGCTTGGAGTTAATTTTACACTATTTGATGCAAATAGAAGTGTACAAAAAGAGAAATCAAAAATAGAGTATCAAAAAGCAACTATAAATGATGAAAAACTAAAAGATGCTATCAAATTAGAATTAAACAATGCGATACTTACTTTAAAAGCAAAAGAGAAAATATTAAAAGAAAAACTTGAAGCTAAAAATTTAGCAAGTGAAGTTTTTGAACAATCAAAACTAATGTATAAAAATCACTTGATTCCAATGACAAGTCTATTAGAACAAGAAGCAAATCTTAGAAATAATGAAGCTCAACTAATAGTAGCAAAATATGAAAAATCACTTGCACTTGCAAAATTAAAATTAGTATTAGGAAACAAACTATGA
- a CDS encoding tetratricopeptide repeat protein has translation MIKYIFISTIMSSILLAAVSVQDGISALDKKNYEKAYSIFMKSCKLKNPGACYNLAVMYDFGMGIKKEKEKAIELYEMSCKNGIVNACFNLGVIYDKGESSSKNINKAIKYYSIACEKGNYRSCYNIAAVYLNGQKIKKDYHKAKIYFNKACNDLYKKGCKNYKILVDKGY, from the coding sequence ATGATTAAATATATATTTATAAGTACTATTATGAGTTCTATTTTATTAGCTGCAGTGAGTGTTCAAGATGGTATAAGTGCCCTTGATAAAAAAAACTATGAAAAAGCTTATTCAATTTTTATGAAATCTTGCAAACTTAAAAACCCTGGTGCTTGTTATAATTTAGCTGTTATGTATGATTTTGGAATGGGTATAAAAAAAGAGAAAGAAAAAGCTATTGAATTATATGAAATGTCTTGTAAAAATGGAATAGTAAATGCTTGTTTTAATTTAGGAGTTATCTATGATAAAGGTGAGTCTAGCTCGAAAAATATCAATAAAGCAATTAAATATTATTCAATTGCATGTGAAAAAGGAAACTATAGATCATGTTACAATATTGCTGCTGTATATTTAAATGGTCAAAAAATAAAAAAAGATTATCATAAAGCAAAAATATACTTTAATAAAGCATGTAATGATTTATATAAAAAAGGGTGTAAAAACTATAAGATTTTAGTTGATAAAGGTTACTAA
- a CDS encoding cadherin domain-containing protein gives MKRLNSLILSTITAGFLVGCGGGGSSSGAPLATTGTLIDNIISGVKYVNGTDTGYTDSNGNFPYTSGLVEFYLGDIKLGELNSMTSDNKVFIQDIIGIDRTNTTDNKLLKIAGLLQSLDSDSSTDEIEINSSDFTKFENTNKTIDDLNISTILTSNGFSVKTPEEVRAHIINSQKQHGVISDMTAIELVSSSITNGQTGVSTNASIVLTFSEDIPKQYLTNEYFRLVDYPSGNDIELTIEGDKDSVTIKPINNFSYSQSLEFTVSSKLKDFAGNSLVNNGGNTDVLIEFLVEDEVDITAPIISNSSTINIDENQTTAFTINATDNSSSLIYSISGTDADLFNIDSTTGEITFKAAPDYETKNSYVIIVKAVDTSNNSTSKEITISINDIYEPDVTAPVFTDLPPELGMHSGVNENDTTFSVTITATDESEITYSLTGVDASYFNIDSTTGEITFKAAPDYETKDYYEIYVVATDSSNNSSQSGIIGIQVIDVYENTVPSENISLDDYSNTQSSATEVSLNTTTTGSLELSDDIDYLKFELTEQTTISIEALTTLNLANYEIYKQGLSNKIFDSSFNNNSTKIDNLTLDSGVYYIKIYSILNYLTDYQIAIKGSSGIVNHDDYSNTQSSAAEVSLNTTTTGSLELSDDIDYLKFELTEQTTISIEALTTLNLANYEIYKQGLSNKIFDSSFNNNSTKIDNLTLDSGVYYIKIYSILNYLTDYQIAIKGSSGIVNHDDYSNTQSSAAEVSLNTTTTGSLELSDDIDYLKFELAEQTTISIEALTTLNLANYEIYKQGLSNKIFDSSFNNNSTKIDNLTLDSGVYYIKIYSILNYLTDYQIAIKGSSGIVNHDDYSNTQSSAAEVSLNTTTTGSLELSDDIDYLKFELAEQTTISIEALTTLNLANYEIYKQGLSNKIFDSSFNNNSTKIDNLTLDSGVYYIKIYSILNYLTDYQIAIKGSSGIVNHDDYSNTQSSAAEVSLNTTTTGSLELSDDIDYLKFELTEQTTISIEALTTLNLANYEIYKQGLSNKIFDSSFNNNSTKIDNLTLDSGVYYIKIYSILNYLTDYQIAIKGSSGIVNHDDYSNTQSSAAEVSLNTTTTGSLELSDDIDYLKFELTEQTTISIEALTTLNLANYEIYKQGLSNKIFDSSFNNNSTKIDNLTLDSGVYYIKIYSILNYLTDYQIAIKVAN, from the coding sequence ATGAAAAGATTAAACTCTTTAATACTATCAACAATAACAGCAGGATTTTTAGTAGGTTGTGGAGGTGGAGGTTCATCTTCTGGTGCTCCTTTAGCTACAACTGGTACATTGATTGATAATATTATTTCTGGTGTTAAATATGTAAATGGAACAGATACTGGATATACTGATTCAAATGGTAATTTCCCTTATACATCTGGTTTAGTTGAGTTTTATTTAGGAGATATTAAACTAGGTGAATTAAACTCTATGACTAGTGATAATAAAGTATTTATTCAAGATATTATAGGAATTGATAGAACTAATACTACTGATAATAAATTACTTAAAATAGCTGGTTTATTACAATCTCTAGATTCTGATTCTAGTACTGATGAAATTGAAATTAATTCATCAGATTTTACTAAATTTGAAAATACAAATAAAACAATTGACGATTTAAATATAAGTACAATTTTAACATCAAATGGTTTTAGTGTTAAAACTCCTGAAGAAGTTAGAGCACATATAATAAATTCTCAAAAACAACATGGGGTTATTAGTGATATGACTGCTATAGAATTAGTTAGTAGTTCTATTACAAATGGACAAACAGGTGTTTCTACAAATGCATCAATTGTTCTAACATTTTCAGAAGATATCCCTAAACAATATTTAACAAATGAGTATTTTAGATTAGTTGACTATCCAAGTGGAAATGATATTGAATTAACAATAGAAGGAGATAAAGATAGTGTTACAATAAAACCTATAAACAATTTTTCATATTCACAATCTTTAGAGTTTACTGTAAGCTCAAAGTTAAAGGATTTTGCAGGTAATTCTTTAGTAAATAATGGTGGGAACACTGATGTTTTAATAGAGTTTTTAGTTGAGGATGAAGTAGATATAACAGCACCTATTATTTCAAATAGTTCAACAATTAATATAGATGAAAATCAAACAACTGCATTTACAATAAATGCCACTGATAATTCATCAAGTTTAATATATTCAATTAGTGGAACAGATGCAGATTTATTTAATATAGATTCAACAACAGGAGAGATTACTTTTAAAGCAGCACCTGATTATGAAACAAAAAACTCATATGTAATAATTGTTAAAGCAGTAGATACTTCAAATAATAGCACTTCAAAAGAGATTACAATAAGTATTAATGATATTTATGAGCCAGATGTTACAGCTCCTGTATTTACAGATCTTCCACCAGAATTAGGAATGCATTCAGGAGTAAATGAAAATGATACTACATTTAGTGTAACAATTACAGCCACTGATGAATCTGAAATCACATATAGTTTAACTGGAGTTGATGCAAGTTATTTTAATATAGATTCTACAACAGGAGAGATTACATTTAAAGCAGCCCCTGATTATGAAACAAAAGACTATTATGAAATATATGTAGTAGCTACAGATTCTTCTAATAATAGTTCACAATCAGGAATAATTGGTATTCAAGTTATTGATGTTTATGAAAACACTGTCCCAAGTGAAAATATATCTTTAGATGATTATAGTAATACTCAATCAAGTGCAACAGAAGTATCTCTTAATACAACAACTACTGGTAGTTTAGAACTTAGTGATGATATTGATTATTTAAAATTTGAATTAACTGAACAAACTACTATTTCAATTGAAGCATTAACTACTCTTAATCTAGCTAATTATGAAATTTATAAACAAGGTTTATCTAATAAAATATTTGATAGTTCTTTTAATAATAATTCTACAAAAATTGATAATTTAACTCTTGATTCTGGAGTTTACTATATTAAAATTTATTCTATTTTAAATTACTTAACTGACTATCAAATAGCTATAAAAGGTTCTTCAGGTATTGTTAATCATGATGATTATAGTAATACTCAATCAAGTGCAGCAGAAGTATCTCTTAATACAACAACTACTGGTAGTTTAGAACTTAGTGATGATATTGATTATTTAAAATTTGAATTAACTGAACAAACTACTATTTCAATTGAAGCATTAACTACTCTTAATCTAGCTAATTATGAAATTTATAAACAAGGTTTATCTAATAAAATATTTGATAGTTCTTTTAATAATAATTCTACAAAAATTGATAATTTAACTCTTGATTCTGGAGTTTACTATATTAAAATTTATTCTATTTTAAATTACTTAACTGACTATCAAATAGCTATAAAAGGTTCTTCAGGTATTGTTAATCATGATGATTATAGTAATACTCAATCAAGTGCAGCAGAAGTATCTCTTAATACAACAACTACTGGTAGTTTAGAACTTAGTGATGATATTGATTATTTAAAATTTGAATTAGCTGAACAAACTACTATTTCAATTGAAGCATTAACTACTCTTAATCTAGCTAATTATGAAATTTATAAACAAGGTTTATCTAATAAAATATTTGATAGTTCTTTTAATAATAATTCTACAAAAATTGATAATTTAACTCTTGATTCTGGAGTTTACTATATTAAAATTTATTCTATTTTAAATTACTTAACTGACTATCAAATAGCTATAAAAGGTTCTTCAGGTATTGTTAATCATGATGATTATAGTAATACTCAATCAAGTGCAGCAGAAGTATCTCTTAATACAACAACTACTGGTAGTTTAGAACTTAGTGATGATATTGATTATTTAAAATTTGAATTAGCTGAACAAACTACTATTTCAATTGAAGCATTAACTACTCTTAATCTAGCTAATTATGAAATTTATAAACAAGGTTTATCTAATAAAATATTTGATAGTTCTTTTAATAATAATTCTACAAAAATTGATAATTTAACTCTTGATTCTGGAGTTTACTATATTAAAATTTATTCTATTTTAAATTACTTAACTGACTATCAAATAGCTATAAAAGGTTCTTCAGGTATTGTTAATCATGATGATTATAGTAATACTCAATCAAGTGCAGCAGAAGTATCTCTTAATACAACAACTACTGGTAGTTTAGAACTTAGTGATGATATTGATTATTTAAAATTTGAATTAACTGAACAAACTACTATTTCAATTGAAGCATTAACTACTCTTAATCTAGCTAATTATGAAATTTATAAACAAGGTTTATCTAATAAAATATTTGATAGTTCTTTTAATAATAATTCTACAAAAATTGATAATTTAACTCTTGATTCTGGAGTTTACTATATTAAAATTTATTCTATTTTAAATTACTTAACTGACTATCAAATAGCTATAAAAGGTTCTTCAGGTATTGTTAATCATGATGATTATAGTAATACTCAATCAAGTGCAGCAGAAGTATCTCTTAATACAACAACTACTGGTAGTTTAGAACTTAGTGATGATATTGATTATTTAAAATTTGAATTAACTGAACAAACTACTATTTCAATTGAAGCATTAACTACTCTTAATCTAGCTAATTATGAAATTTATAAACAAGGTTTATCTAATAAAATATTTGATAGTTCTTTTAATAATAATTCTACAAAAATTGATAATTTAACTCTTGATTCTGGAGTTTACTATATTAAAATTTATTCTATTTTAAATTACTTAACTGACTATCAAATAGCTATAAAAGTAGCTAATTAA
- a CDS encoding helix-turn-helix domain-containing protein: MLKLVDYLDNEANEFLDLISANVVKARKEKGYSQLKLATEIGYSSASYFGRMEIRKNGEHFNLVHLYKISKVLEIPVCELLTPSLN, encoded by the coding sequence GTGTTAAAATTGGTAGATTATTTAGATAATGAAGCAAATGAATTTTTAGATTTAATTTCAGCAAATGTAGTAAAAGCTAGAAAAGAAAAAGGATATAGTCAACTAAAACTGGCTACTGAAATTGGTTATTCTAGTGCCTCTTATTTTGGAAGAATGGAAATAAGAAAAAATGGAGAACATTTTAACTTAGTTCACTTATATAAAATCTCAAAAGTTTTAGAAATACCAGTGTGTGAACTTTTAACCCCATCACTTAACTAA
- the fliP gene encoding flagellar type III secretion system pore protein FliP (The bacterial flagellar biogenesis protein FliP forms a type III secretion system (T3SS)-type pore required for flagellar assembly.), translating into MKLLLTLLIFSISLFAEETAAPPIVNLSVAAIDDPTQFVKTINIAIILALLVLAPSLILMVTSFTRIIIVFSLLRQAMGLQQTPPTQIVISLGLIMTIFIMEPYAKKSWENGIKPYMDEQIGYELAFEQGIKPFKEFMIKNTREDDLALFYRIKKEENPKNIDDVSLTILMPAFIVSELRTAFEIGFLIFLPFLVIDIIVASILMSLGMMMLPPVMISLPIKIIFFIVIDGWQLIIGNLAQSFK; encoded by the coding sequence TTGAAGTTACTTCTAACACTATTAATATTTTCAATATCATTATTTGCAGAAGAGACTGCCGCACCTCCTATAGTTAACTTATCAGTAGCGGCTATTGACGATCCTACTCAGTTTGTAAAAACAATTAATATTGCTATTATATTAGCTTTATTAGTATTAGCTCCTAGTTTAATACTAATGGTTACTTCTTTTACAAGAATTATTATTGTATTTTCATTACTTAGACAAGCTATGGGTTTACAACAAACTCCACCTACTCAAATAGTAATCTCACTTGGTCTAATCATGACAATCTTTATCATGGAACCTTATGCTAAAAAATCATGGGAAAATGGTATAAAGCCATATATGGATGAACAAATCGGTTATGAGCTTGCATTTGAACAAGGAATTAAGCCATTTAAAGAGTTTATGATAAAAAATACTAGGGAAGATGATTTAGCACTATTTTATAGAATAAAAAAGGAAGAAAACCCCAAAAATATTGATGATGTTTCATTAACTATTTTAATGCCTGCATTTATTGTTTCAGAACTAAGAACTGCCTTTGAAATTGGATTTTTAATATTCTTACCATTTTTAGTAATTGATATTATTGTAGCTTCAATTTTAATGTCATTGGGTATGATGATGCTACCACCTGTTATGATATCCTTACCTATTAAAATCATTTTCTTTATTGTGATTGATGGTTGGCAGTTGATTATTGGGAATTTAGCTCAATCATTTAAGTGA
- the mrdA gene encoding penicillin-binding protein 2, which yields MNYRLNIIFLLIFVILITLLSRVYFLSVKSNTYYEELSKNNYINRVYKTPVRGVIEDRNGKKLAINEMGFSVLIKPHLNSYKNKQKLNEAIDLIVKHFPQYEKEELIKKYRRNNSPYNHDFVEVIDYIPYEDFFKKYTILASRDEIKVESSTKRFYPYKEVASHVVGYVGKASRIDIVNNEISAHNGIIGKNGLEKYYNDKLQGTMGYKDVKVNALNEEIEVLDEKEPSIDNSIKISLDIELQEYIQKEFKHKSGAVIVMDTHNGELLAAASFPEFDNNIFARGISVKEWNEMRNDLNHPFTNKLINGLYPPGSVIKMGVALSFLENGIEEDYTVNCSGSIRIGNRNFRCWKTWGHGKVDFRKAIRESCDDFFYKGSLRVGIDKISTTLDKFGFGQQTGVDQVNEFFGINPNKDWKQKKYKQPWYVGETVITSIGQGNMLVTPMQMARYTAYLATGKLPKPHFYKATYEEPKKLDVPEKYLNMMRQGMYDVGHNPKGTAYRYIKTKVDIASKTGTAQVVTIPQSEKVRMKESELKYFQRSHAWLTSYGPYKNPKYVVTVLVEHGGHGGEAAGGITSKIYNKLYEMGYIKNTK from the coding sequence ATGAATTACCGACTTAATATAATATTTTTACTAATTTTTGTGATTTTAATTACCCTACTTTCTAGAGTCTATTTTTTAAGTGTTAAATCTAATACTTACTATGAAGAACTATCTAAAAACAACTACATCAATAGAGTTTACAAAACACCTGTTAGAGGTGTAATTGAAGATAGAAATGGCAAAAAATTAGCTATTAATGAAATGGGATTTTCTGTTCTTATAAAACCTCATTTAAATTCATATAAAAATAAACAAAAACTAAATGAAGCAATAGATTTAATTGTAAAACATTTTCCTCAGTATGAAAAAGAAGAACTTATAAAAAAATACAGAAGGAATAATTCACCATATAATCATGATTTTGTAGAAGTTATAGATTATATTCCCTATGAAGATTTTTTTAAGAAATATACAATATTAGCTTCAAGGGATGAGATAAAAGTTGAATCATCTACTAAACGGTTTTATCCATATAAAGAAGTTGCATCTCATGTTGTGGGATATGTAGGGAAAGCTTCAAGAATAGATATAGTTAATAATGAAATATCTGCGCATAATGGAATAATAGGTAAAAATGGTTTAGAAAAATACTACAATGATAAGCTTCAAGGAACTATGGGATACAAAGATGTAAAAGTAAATGCTCTAAATGAAGAGATTGAAGTTTTAGATGAAAAAGAGCCATCAATTGATAATAGTATTAAAATATCATTAGATATAGAACTTCAAGAGTATATTCAAAAAGAGTTTAAACATAAAAGTGGTGCTGTTATTGTAATGGATACACATAATGGTGAACTATTAGCAGCTGCTTCTTTCCCAGAGTTTGATAATAATATTTTTGCAAGAGGAATTTCTGTAAAAGAGTGGAATGAAATGAGAAATGATCTTAATCATCCTTTTACAAATAAGCTTATAAATGGTCTTTATCCTCCTGGGTCTGTAATTAAAATGGGAGTTGCTTTATCATTTTTAGAAAATGGAATTGAAGAAGATTACACAGTTAATTGTTCAGGGTCTATTAGAATTGGGAATAGAAACTTTAGATGTTGGAAAACATGGGGACATGGTAAAGTTGATTTTAGAAAAGCTATTAGAGAAAGCTGTGATGATTTCTTCTATAAAGGTAGTTTAAGAGTTGGTATTGATAAAATCTCTACTACTTTGGATAAATTTGGATTTGGACAACAAACTGGTGTTGATCAAGTAAATGAGTTTTTTGGAATAAATCCAAACAAAGATTGGAAACAAAAAAAATATAAACAACCTTGGTATGTAGGGGAAACTGTTATTACATCTATTGGTCAAGGAAATATGCTAGTAACTCCTATGCAAATGGCAAGATATACAGCATATTTAGCAACAGGAAAACTTCCAAAACCACACTTTTATAAAGCTACCTATGAAGAGCCAAAAAAACTAGATGTGCCTGAAAAATATTTAAATATGATGAGACAAGGTATGTATGATGTAGGACATAATCCAAAAGGTACAGCATACAGATATATAAAAACAAAAGTAGATATCGCATCTAAAACAGGTACAGCACAAGTTGTAACTATTCCTCAATCTGAAAAAGTAAGAATGAAAGAGAGTGAGTTAAAATATTTCCAAAGATCTCACGCATGGCTTACAAGTTATGGTCCTTATAAAAACCCTAAATATGTTGTTACTGTTTTAGTAGAACATGGTGGACATGGAGGAGAAGCTGCTGGTGGAATTACTAGTAAAATCTATAATAAATTATATGAAATGGGCTATATAAAAAATACTAAATAG
- a CDS encoding EscU/YscU/HrcU family type III secretion system export apparatus switch protein, with amino-acid sequence MANENNLNNQKAVALKYDIQRDSAPVVTAKGQGETAKNIIKIAQENEIPIKKDEDLIELLSQLDIDKEIPPSMFKAVAEIFSFIYEMSKNKEEINKKIENKVFNKD; translated from the coding sequence ATGGCAAATGAAAATAATCTAAATAATCAAAAAGCAGTTGCACTAAAATATGACATTCAAAGGGATAGTGCACCTGTAGTTACTGCAAAAGGACAAGGTGAAACCGCAAAAAACATCATAAAAATTGCCCAAGAAAATGAAATTCCTATAAAAAAAGATGAAGACCTAATAGAACTACTTTCGCAACTAGATATAGATAAAGAGATTCCTCCTAGCATGTTCAAAGCAGTAGCTGAAATATTTTCATTTATCTATGAAATGTCTAAAAACAAAGAAGAAATCAATAAAAAAATTGAAAATAAAGTATTTAATAAAGATTGA
- a CDS encoding flagellar hook-length control protein FliK, whose protein sequence is MQVLNNSLLNILLPNDNKALKDVLKQADTNTLEQMINNKSANVNEVIKNLFEQLKNGKSNNSNIENILKNSNVFKELGSFNKNISNLLTNLEQNSSNPKLENFKGIIENLFKDIKDLDATNLKEQISKTGIFLESKIAQNGNLQNSKLLDTLLNQIQNLIKNIDSPQTKVINQLLTDLQNPNLKANEQLVNLKSLLTNLQTLSNSLSSNETQTLNNLTNQLQNLIKDSSLIESKIQNNIPISTTKEQLNTQTKELLNQIRNEFIQNPNLSNSKNLISQMDDLIKTNDLFKQNSNFLEPKTVLNAIANSTELKSLSTTNQNISNLVLNLKNIVENISTLETKALNLQNITDPKNTLLQNITETLSNLKTELSNIKGVDTTNLNQLISKLDNLQSLFSKIEVQNNPILQNLQTLSQGTFLSNFANNLNSLLLNLKESLTQSQDNPQNLNLQNDLQKNITKVENIIRDVITNPNILKNDFSMTNDMKSVLLQLTQELANKSDPNSQEIMKQVERLLTQIDLHQLNSLNSNSNYVYIPFFWEMLEDGSINMKKSDEEKFYCQINLTLKDNGKLDLMLALYDNNKIEINMYAQREHFKDKLKENIPKLRQALNSVDLIPISIKLYDLKEVQEDKKTQKTNIYSNTNLNDDLDLGLNIRV, encoded by the coding sequence ATGCAAGTTTTAAATAATTCACTATTAAATATTTTACTTCCAAATGATAATAAAGCTTTAAAAGATGTATTAAAGCAAGCAGATACAAACACTTTAGAGCAGATGATAAATAATAAATCTGCAAATGTAAATGAAGTTATAAAAAATCTGTTTGAACAATTAAAAAATGGAAAAAGTAATAATAGTAATATTGAAAATATATTGAAAAACTCAAATGTTTTTAAAGAGTTAGGAAGTTTTAATAAAAATATTTCGAATCTACTTACAAACTTAGAGCAAAATAGCTCAAATCCTAAATTAGAGAACTTTAAAGGAATTATAGAAAATCTATTTAAAGATATCAAAGATTTAGATGCTACAAACTTAAAAGAACAAATCTCTAAAACTGGAATATTTTTAGAATCTAAAATAGCTCAAAATGGTAACTTACAAAACTCAAAACTACTAGATACACTTTTAAATCAAATACAAAATTTAATCAAAAATATTGATTCACCACAAACAAAAGTAATAAATCAACTTCTAACAGATCTTCAAAATCCAAATTTAAAAGCAAATGAACAACTAGTAAATTTAAAATCCCTATTAACAAATTTACAGACACTATCAAATAGTTTAAGTTCAAATGAAACACAAACTTTAAATAACTTAACAAATCAATTACAAAACTTAATAAAAGATTCATCACTAATAGAATCTAAAATACAAAATAATATCCCAATTTCTACTACAAAAGAGCAACTAAACACTCAAACAAAAGAGCTTTTAAATCAAATCAGAAATGAATTTATTCAAAATCCAAATTTATCAAACTCTAAAAATCTTATTTCACAAATGGATGATTTGATAAAAACCAATGATTTATTTAAACAAAATAGCAATTTTCTTGAGCCTAAAACAGTTTTAAATGCAATTGCAAATTCAACTGAATTAAAATCACTTAGTACAACTAATCAAAATATCTCAAATTTAGTACTAAATCTTAAAAATATTGTTGAAAATATTAGTACACTTGAAACAAAAGCTTTGAATCTTCAAAATATTACTGACCCCAAAAACACTCTTTTGCAAAATATTACTGAAACACTAAGTAATTTAAAAACTGAATTATCAAATATTAAAGGTGTTGATACAACAAATTTAAATCAATTAATTTCTAAACTAGATAATTTACAAAGTCTATTTTCAAAAATAGAGGTACAAAATAATCCTATACTTCAAAATCTTCAAACATTAAGTCAAGGTACTTTTTTAAGTAATTTTGCAAACAATTTAAATAGTTTACTTTTAAATTTAAAAGAGAGTCTAACTCAAAGTCAAGATAATCCTCAAAATTTAAATCTACAAAATGATTTACAAAAAAATATCACAAAAGTTGAAAATATTATAAGAGATGTTATAACAAATCCTAATATACTTAAAAATGATTTTTCAATGACTAATGATATGAAAAGTGTACTTTTACAACTAACTCAAGAATTAGCTAACAAAAGTGACCCTAATTCGCAAGAGATAATGAAACAAGTTGAAAGATTACTAACTCAAATTGATTTGCATCAATTAAATTCACTTAATTCTAATTCAAACTATGTTTATATTCCATTTTTTTGGGAAATGCTTGAAGATGGTAGTATAAATATGAAAAAAAGTGATGAAGAGAAGTTTTATTGTCAAATTAATTTAACATTAAAAGATAATGGAAAACTAGATTTGATGTTAGCACTTTATGATAATAATAAAATAGAGATAAATATGTATGCTCAAAGGGAGCATTTTAAAGATAAATTAAAAGAGAATATTCCTAAATTAAGACAGGCTTTAAATAGTGTTGATTTAATTCCTATTAGTATAAAACTTTATGATTTAAAAGAGGTACAAGAAGATAAAAAAACTCAGAAAACAAATATTTATTCAAATACCAACTTAAATGATGATTTAGATTTAGGTTTAAATATTAGGGTATAA